AAATGGAGGTCCGCAGATGGTAGTTATGCAGTAGGCCTTGGGAGAAATTAGcccaaataagagaaaaatgaaagtctCTGGTAAAGAGGTTTCCGTGAAAAAAAATTGGAGCTGCTATATTACGTTTTGAAACTGACCTTGTGGAAATTGCTTGGGGGGACTATTTGAGGGTACAGGAAGAATTAGCTATGATAACAATGAAAAGTAAGAAAAGGcaattattaactttaaaaataacaaaaaataatattcacaatATACAACTCAActgtgaatatttttgtttcataataatataaacaccAAATATAAGTCTAACCCAAAATTACAGTATTGTTCTAATGGTATGGGAAATGGAAATAGTGACAGAGGTGCGAGAGATAAGTCTTTAATAAGAAGTTAACAGATAATATATCAATTTGTTAAATCAATGAATagcattacatatatattatttactattATGAATTAAGTCAATGCCAGAAGAAAGAGCAAATAGAGTCTAAATTGGTTCCCTCTAGAAAGAGGGGATAAAGAAGTGGAGATGTATAGGACAGGGAACTCTTTATGTTATCAGCCTTCTAGTTCCATTTGACTTTCAAAACTATGTGcattgtataattttaataagaattagtttaggccaggcccagtggctcatgcctgtaatcccaacactttgggaggccaaggtgggcagattcttgagcccaggagtttaaaactagcctgggcaacatggcgaaacttagcctctacaaaaaatacaaaacttagctgggtgtggtggtgtctgcctacagtcccagctagttgggaggctgaggtgagagaatcacctgagcccaggaagtcgaggctgcagtgagctatgatcatgccacttcactccagcctgggcaacagagtgagaccctgtctcaaaaagggaaaaaaaaaaaaaaaaaagaatttgttgaaaatcaatgtTTTATCAGATCTTACTAAAGTTCTGTGAAATTTCACTATAGTCATTTTGAAATGCTAATATATAAGAGCATTTCAACAAATTTGAGACAAATGATAGACTATCTTGAGAAACACTGAAATGATACTGGCTAGGAAAATCACTGAATGATGAACATTGCTCAGAGAAGGCTCCCTGGAAGAAGTGCATTATAAACTGGGATGATGTGTGTGCATAGAAAAAGGCCTTGGATAAAAAGTTCTAAAGGGAGAGTATGAAAATCAAACCAGGATTTTAGATTTTCCAAGGCTATCACTCTAGCTTTCTTAAATGTCCCACCAGGAACACTTATTCCTATGTCTCCACAGAGCTTCCTTGGGCTCCTCTGGACAATACTGGCATAGTATAAAAGGAATTTTTTCTTAGGTGATGGATTTATAGTCAAGGCAGGCATTTATGCTCGAAGGTATCTGAAAAGCATCGTATATCCACTAATTCATCAACTCAACACATACCCACTGATAACTACAACCTGTCAGACCAGAGCGAGGCACCACAgagatgatgatgaaaataacCAAGGTTTCTGGCCAAAGGACAACAGCTTGGGAAATGGGATTCCTACAGCAGCTGGCAGGACTATCATGGAACCCACCAAATCTTCCTAGGCCAtgaatcttaaagttccaaatgTTTCCTCAGATTGGGAATGTGAACCCTAGACAACACTCATACCTCCCTGGCCCCCAGGCCAGGAAGTACAGGAAATTCTACTTTCACCATGATTAACGTGGAGGGtgcataaaaagacaaatggatGCTTCCAACAGGGAAACTAAAATGTGTTTGTGAGGAGACAAGGCTAAAATGAAAGCAGCAACATTTAATCTAAACCATTTCCTGTgacttggatttcttttttaaaaaaattggccgCCTTATCACTTTCTTAGTCACCTTTTCTCTAGGCTTATTGGAGGCGTAGCCCCTCCTAGCAACTTCCCATCTGCTGGAAAACAGAATCAAGAGAATGAGGAGTGTGATGACGCATCCTTCACTGGATGAAAATATTAGGAGAAAAGCAATAAATGCACTACCATTTGCATAAAACCTATTAATGCCCTCTTCAGACTAATGAAATGAATTTTACATCACCAAGAAAGCAGCTGTGACCCACTGCTCCTAGTATTTGGAACGATCTGCAACACTGCCACTCCTAAAAGCAACATCATTGACTTTAGTACCCTCtaattaaaatactttcattCTTGGACAGAGAAGACACATCTTGATCAAAATTCAGCTAATAGGTCTCCTCTTTGCTCAAAACGCTGTTAGGTTTCTTGTGTTCCTGTTTTTCTCATGCTCGTGCAGATCCATGGCATTTcaaacctttaaaataaaaactaatgtcttttctatttttttcctactgGCAATCACATTGGGGTGGTGGGGGCGTGTGGTACAATCTCAGTCAAGAGGTCCTCTCTTGTGTGGGTGCTGGCATAACACTGGCCGTATACAATGGCCAAGCAAAGCGACATTCTGTCCTGCTGTGCTTTACACGTAAATAGAGAATGGATGAGGTTCTCAGCGCCCAGGGGTCCGCGGCTTCCGCGAGGGTAGCGTCGGGGGCCGCTGCAGAGATTGGAAGAGTACCCGCCGGGAATGGGAGGGAAGACGCGGGGAAGGTGGAGAATAGGAATCATGTGTGTTCCTCGAGTGTACAACCCACATTTGAGTGACAAATCACGAGGACAATCGACAAAAACAACTAAGCGCAAAGCCGCCCGAATCCATCTCCCTCTCTGTGCGTGTGCCTTTTCAACTAACTTTGGGAACTCGTATAGACCCAGCGTCGCTCCCCGCGCCGCCTCGCCTCCACTTTGGTTTCCCGCGTCCTGCCCGCCCTCTTCGGTGCCTCCTCTTCCTCCGGGACAAGGATGGAGGATCTCTTTAGCCCCTCAATTCTGCCGCCGGCGCCCAACATTTCCGTGCCCATCTTGCTGGGCTGGGGTCTCAACCTGACCTTGGGGCAAGGAGCCCCTGCCTCTGGGCCGCCCAGCCGCCGCGTCCGCCTGGTGTTCCTGGGGGTCATCCTGGTGGTGGCGGTGGCAGGCAACACCACAGTGCTGTGCCGCCTGTGCGGCGGCGGCGGGCCCTGGGCGGGCCCCAAGCGTCGCAAGATGGACTTCCTGCTGGTGCAGCTGGCCCTGGCGGACCTGTACGCGTGCGGGGGCACGGCGCTGTCACAGCTGGCCTGGGAACTGCTGGGCGAGCCCCGCGCGGCCACGGGGGACCTGGCGTGCCGCTTCCTGCAGCTGCTGCAGGCATCCGGGCGGGGCGCCTCGGCCCACCTCGTGGTGCTCATCGCCCTCGAGCGCCGGCGCGCGGTGCGTCTTCCGCACGGCCGGCCGCTGCCCGCGCGTGCCCTCGCCGCCCTGGGCTGGCTGCTGGCACTGCTGCTGGCGCTGCCCCCGGCCTTCGTGGTGCGCGGGGACTCCCCctcgccgctgccgccgccgccgccgccaacGTCCCTGCAGCCAGGCGCGCCCCCGGCCGCCCGCGCCTGGCCGGGGGAGCGTCGCTGCCACGGGATCTTCGCGCCCCTGCCGCGCTGGCACCTGCAGGTCTACGCGTTCTACGAGGCCGTCGCGGGCTTCGTCGCGCCTGTTACGGTCCTGGGCGTCGCTTGCGGCCACCTACTCTCCGTCTGGTGGCGGCACCGGCCGCAGGCCCCCGCGGCTGCAGCGCCCTGGTCGGCGAGCCCAGGTCGAGCCCCTGCGCCCAGCGCGCTGCCCCGCGCCAAGGTGCAGAGCCTGAAGATGAGCCTGCTGCTGGCGCTGCTGTTCGTGGGCTGCGAGCTGCCCTACTTTGCCGCCCGGCTGGCGGCCGCGTGGTCGTCCGGGCCCGCGGGAGACTGGGAGGGAGAGGGCCTGTCGGCGGCGCTGCGCGTGGTGGCGATGGCCAACAGCGCTCTCAATCCCTTCGTCTACCTCTTCTTCCA
The genomic region above belongs to Homo sapiens chromosome 5, GRCh38.p14 Primary Assembly and contains:
- the GPR150 gene encoding probable G-protein coupled receptor 150, which translates into the protein MEDLFSPSILPPAPNISVPILLGWGLNLTLGQGAPASGPPSRRVRLVFLGVILVVAVAGNTTVLCRLCGGGGPWAGPKRRKMDFLLVQLALADLYACGGTALSQLAWELLGEPRAATGDLACRFLQLLQASGRGASAHLVVLIALERRRAVRLPHGRPLPARALAALGWLLALLLALPPAFVVRGDSPSPLPPPPPPTSLQPGAPPAARAWPGERRCHGIFAPLPRWHLQVYAFYEAVAGFVAPVTVLGVACGHLLSVWWRHRPQAPAAAAPWSASPGRAPAPSALPRAKVQSLKMSLLLALLFVGCELPYFAARLAAAWSSGPAGDWEGEGLSAALRVVAMANSALNPFVYLFFQAGDCRLRRQLRKRLGSLCCAPQGGAEDEEGPRGHQALYRQRWPHPHYHHARREPLDEGGLRPPPPRPRPLPCSCESAF